The genome window GAGTTGTGCAGAACCCTCAGGAGAAAACACTCCTCCTTTAGCCTGGTAAGAAgcatgtattttcttatttatttatttatttattttagaaagagattaaataaataaaactaagtttTGTCATATATTATTTTCCTGACCctagccatttatttatttggtcttttatttacttttttggttttgttttggtgagacaaggtctcacactgtagcccaggctggcattggAGTTTTGGCAATGTtgcttcaacctcctgagtgctggggttataggcacgagccaccatgcctggctacttaTGTTTTGtgctcctggggactgaactcagggctgaCACACGTTAGGTAACCCTCTACTTCTTGAGGTacatttccagccttttatttttgagtttgaggcaaggtctGAGTTGCTCATGCAATCTCAAATTTTTATCCTTCCCACCTCAGCCACAATAGGAGCTGTACATTATAcctgccctccccctccttcccccttcccctccccccctctctctgccttNNNNNNNNNNNNNNNNNNNNNNNNNNNNNNNNNNNNNNNNNNNNNNNNNNNNNNNNNNNNNNNNNNNNNNNNNNNNNNNNNNNNNNNNNNNNNNNNNNNNNNNNNNcccccccccccccccccccccccccccccccccgttgctTCTGTTTagcacagagccacagagcctAACACGCAATGGGGACACTGTGGTCACAAATCAACATGGCGGGGCAGAAAAGTATGTCCATAAAAAAACATCAATTTATTATGAATCCAAAAATACTGTATAAAAAAACCCTGCAGTCATAGAAATGAGCAGACACAGCACATTTATATACAGACACTGTACATGTGGGCCCTGCCCGTTAAGCTAAACTCCACAGACTGTACACACGGGCACTGCCCTTACAGCTACACTCTAAAACCAGGCTGCTTCAGTCCTCCCGTTGGCACAGCTCCGGGAGATGTTGCCCCAGGGATGGGGAGGATGCAGTCAGGGCCGGGCTACAAACCTCTCTGGCAGCCCAGCAGGTGGGAATCTTGGAGAGATGCTGGGTCAGCCCAAGCTGCCTCTCCTGTACCTGGCTCCCCCGCAGGAAGCTGTCTCAAGCTTTTCCTTCGGTCAGTTCATCTGCACATTATGGCTTCCTTGGGGAAGGACGACTTTACCAAGTTCAGTGTCCAACCGCATGACCTCAGGCTCTTTTTAGcccttctcccactgagccctcttAATGGGGCAGGTCCGCAcagcttgtttctttggcttacaggtAGAAACTGCAGGTTCTCCacttctttctccatccctctgaagtggaggcagggagggcaCAGTCGGGCTGATTAAACTCTTTTCGGTTAAAACCCTTAATACTGAACCTTCTGAGGCTTCGTGGTGGCGTCTTGTGCGTGTAGTGGGAGAGGTTCCCAGGGCTGGGGCTTTGGGGTGCTTATCCCTGCCCCTTAGTCCCGTTCCAATCCATAAGCCAGGGCAAGCGTACACCCTCACTGAgtttgcagcagcagcagtggtagGAGCAATACTGCCCAGACCAATGGGAAGAGGCGGGGAGCAGCGCTGTAACCAATACTGTGCAAAACCTGTACTTCCTGGTCATCTGCGAGGTGAGAAGGCAAAGATGGACAAGGTAAGTGTTTGCATCGGCTTCCAGCCAAACAGGATTTAGCCAGTCCGTACGTGGCTAGGCAGCCACCttactcctcagcttctttaagcAAACCCCTTCCTGTGACCCAGGCCAAACTGGCTCAGGCTACCTACCTGCTTGGAGCCTCTTATCCTGTGGGTTGGGGTTGGCATGGGCCTGGGGACTGTGAGCTGAAAAATAAGAATGGAAGTAGATCAGGCTTTTTtcaccaggaggcagaaaggcaaCTTCCATCCCCATCCCAGACCACTAGACCACGCCCAGCACGGATGGAAGGAGGTGGTCTACGGGGCCTGATACTCACTGATTTTGCCATTGACAGTCACCTTCAGCTTCAAGCACTGGGATTCCTGATGGTAGATAGGTTTGGCTGTAAAATAAATCCATAGGATGGTAAGGAAAGAGCCTTTGctaagacaggaactcaaatttGTCTGACTCGGTGCcctgcttaatttttatttatttatttgaggcagggcctctttACAAAGCCCTTGCTGCTCTAGGACCGACTATGTAGACCAAGCCGGTCGCAAACTCACAGCGTTCCACATGCttctgcctgccgagtgctggaattaaaggtgtgcaccaccacaccccacccacTAAGGCTAAgtttcctatctctgccttccatccatcagagcgctgggattacagatgtacaccacagcatctggctttttatgtgggccCTGGACAAAATTTAGGTTGTCAGCCTTGTGCAgtaactgctttaaaaaaaaaaaaaaaaaagtaattaaatttgGGGATGACAGGATCTCCTgaagctcaagctggccttgaacatgctatGTACAGTTGAGGATgctcttgaattcctgatctcctgcctcttccttctgagtgagGAATTGTAGGCAAgcatcccctcccttcctccctccctccctccctccctccttctctataTAAAATATTCAGTGTGTGTATGCTCCAtgttcagaggtcagagaacaatttgggAAAGCAAATTCTCTCCTTCAgtcatgtgggagctgggggtCAAGTCCAAGTTGTCAGGTTGGCAGTAAGCGCCTTTTTATTTGCTGAGCTATTTCattggcgctctctctctctctctctctctctctctctctctctttctctctctctctctctctctcgctctctctcccccccaaggattttatttatttatttatttatttacttacttacttacttatttacttaatatatatgagtatactgcagttgtcttcagacacaccagaagagggcatcagatcccattacagatggttgtaagccaccttgtggttgctgggaattgaactcaggacctctggaagagcagtcagtgctcttaactgctgagccatctctccagtgccccccTCCCTTGTGTCAAGGTCTCTATATGGTAGCCCAGGTTATCTTTAAACTAACCTTCTCCTTGCTTTGGCCTCCCCAGGGCTAAGGCTGTAGGTGTGTCCCACCAGACCTGTCCCTGCTCATTTCAATTCCTTTCTCCTGTCtgcacttaattttaaaatttaatctttaaaatgtttttagggctggagaaatggctcagtggttaagagcaatgacttttctttcagaggacctgagttcaattcacagcaaccacatggagtttcacaaccatctgtaatgggatctgatgccctcttctggtgcatctgaagacagctctggtgtacttatataaattaagtaaataaatcttttttttgttttgttttttttgttttttgttttttgtttttttcgagacagggtttctctgtgtagccctgactgtcctggaactcactctgtagaccaggctggcctcgaactcagaaatccNNNNNNNNNNNNNNNNNNNNNNNNNNNNNNNNNNNNNNNNNNNNNNNNNNNNNNNcctgcctctgcctcccaagttctgggattaaaggcgtgtgccaccactgcccagcaataaataaatctttaaaaaaataaataaacaaagtgtttttaaaggggctggagaggtggctcagcagttaagagcactggctgctcttccagaggtcctgagttcaattcccagcaaccacatggtggctcacaaccatctgtaatggggtctgttgccctcttcgggtgtgtctgaagagagaagtggtgtactcaaatatatataataaataaataaatctttaaaatgtcttaacATTAACTTTACGCATGTGAACGCTTTGtctgaatagtgtgtgtgtgcctgttgccttcagaggtcagaaaaggacacTGGGTTCTCTGGAACGGGAGATCCATTAGACCTGTAGCTGCTATGTGGGGCTAGGAATCGACTGGCCTCGTGCTCTTCACTGATGGACATTCCTATTAAATCCGTTTTAGGCACGGTCTCACTCTAGCGcacactgacctggaacttggtgccaggattacaggttgAGCCCACGCCTAGCCTGCTCCCCTTGGCATTTATCTTCAGTTGTTACCTACGTTCTGACCAGTGTGCAGCCCATCTCCTATTCTCTGGAACACCGCTCAGCCTTAGCAGTGGAGTGACAGGCCGTGGACACTGTCCCCTCCACACAGCCCATCTCATGCCCCCCTCCTGAAGTTGGGTGAGTTGTTCATGTGTAAACCCCCTCCCTGGACTCTTTTCTACCATGCTGACCTAGACTCAGCCAGAAGACTAAGGCCTGGATGTGGTCTTCACAGAGCTCCTGGCCTGCTAGGTCTCAGGATATGTCAACAGGTTTCTGCTGCCCTTGGGAGAAAGTCTGAACCCTTACTAGTGTCTGGGCCTTAAGAATCTGCCCAACCCACTTTCCGAGTGAGCATAGCACTCCATTTCCTGTACTCCTCTTTCCAAGAGCTACCACCCTCCCTTTGTGCGTGTGCCCTCCTGTTCGAGACATTCTGGACTCGGCCTTTTCTGTCTTTGACTTTGGGCAGGCACACGGGTCATTTTCCCAAGtgtcagggttggagagatggctcagcagttaagagtacaggctgctcttccaaaggtccagagttcaaatctcagcaaccacctggtggctcacaaccacctgtaatagcatcgatgccctcttctggagtgtctgaagacagggttCTCATATACATTTTCCCAATGTCTGGTGTTCATGTCTATCACACACCGCTCTCCTGGCCTGCTGATTAATTTGGGATCCTTCCCAGCTTCCTTAAGGACAGGGGCTAGGAGTGTTTTTTCTTATCTTTGTGCCCATTTACCAAACAGAGCACCTAAGACACCCAAAGCTCACACCACATCCCTGATGCGAATGGGAGAAAACTGAGTTTAGACTCAGAAGGGGAGGCTCTCGACTGCTTGACTTCCCACTAAGCATGAGGCCACCAGTGCTCTGAGGCCTGTCCCTTGTGCACTCACAGATGTAGTAGTAGCTGTGTCCTTCTTTGAACTCCTTGCCCAAGGTGAAAGGCGTGAAGCGCTGGAATTTCTCAGACAGCTTCTCCGGGCCATGCTTGGCACCGGGCTGGCTGCACTTCCAACGGACCTGGTCCTTGGACTGGGGCTGGCATGCCACATACTCCGGGTGTTCCACCATGTACAGCGTGTATCGTTCCATGGCTGCATCTGCCACAGAGTCGTCCTCGTAATGTGGGCAGATGATGTCTAGGTAGTCGTTCAGCTGCACGTGCACGGTGTAGTCCTCCTCGCGGAACCTGAGCCCAGGGAAAACAGGAGGAAGCCGCTCAGTCAGAAGTCAGCCCAGAGCCTTGAACCTCCATTGCGTCACATCATCCCTCACATCTCACACTGGAGTCCCAAAGGCTTTCCAGACCCTCAACTCCCGCATTTATTGATCTTGACTTCTTCATTCCCTCGCTGCCCATCTCTTACTCATTATCCAAATAACATCCACCAAGAATCTCTCGGGTATCGAAGTGCCTTCTAGAACACTCCAGGCATTTGCCCCAGCAAGGGCTTCTAAACATTTCCGTAGCCcactttcctttctattctgATGACTGTTCCCCTGGGACTTCTTTAAATGCTGGTTGGTAGACTGCACTCTGCGCTGGTCTGTGCTTAGGAGCCcaggtctctctccttcccatcctGCCGAGCCCCGTCACATCTCTGTCTTATCCCCTCACCCTGAGTCTCCCGAAGATTGCCACTGTACTTCAGCATCCCAACACCCGGTCCTGCAGATTGACAGATAATCAAACCCTCTCAGTGTTCCTCGAACCTccctttcctgttcctgttcctcgGATTTATGCCCAGATCTCCTTGTTCCACTTTCTCACTCCTGAAAAATCGCTGTGATTTTATCTCCAAGAGTAACCATTTCACCTTCCCCTGATGAAACGCTGAGGTTCTTAGACCTGAGGCTGcccctgcccttccctcctccccaggtGGAGCCAGCCCCCCGCCCCCGTTGGTCCCCCAAAGCCCTGCAGGCTCCAGCCTGACTGCCCACTGGCCCCTCCCCCGAGCTCCAGACACCTGGCTCCAGTTTGGGTAGGGTCTCAGCAGCAGGAAAGTGCTTCCCCCACCTCCCGCTGAAAGCCGGGCGGCTTCTCTGAATTACCCCaagcactgccagggagaggctCAGCAGAGCTGCCTGCCAACTTGCTTTCAACCCAAGTCCTTGGCATGGGTGGTGCCCATGGTGATGGTGGGGTTCCACGGTGGCCACCCACTACCCAGTCATCATGACCCTTAAGAGGCCTGGCCTTGCAACAGCTTGCAGCCTCTAGAACGAGGCTTACcgggcccctcccccaccccaggggaaaagagagagagagagaagcagagggaggcttTTAAAATTCCTCTCTGGAGAGATAAACATAGAAGCCATTTCAGAACAGGTATTTCAGCTCTAGGCCTGGCGTCTTTCCCCTATTCCCGTGATGGGCACTgactcactcctgcctcatccACCTCACTACCCACCCAGGCGCTCTTGAGAGCCTGGGAAATTTTACCTTGTCAAAAGTGAGCAGTCCCCAGGACCCCAGGACAGCCCAGGGCTGGTTTGCCCCAGTGCTGGCCTCTGGGTAAAGGGGCAGAGAAATCTGAGAGCTAGAGATTATCCGTCTCTCCAGGACCAGGGCCTCGCGCACAGTGGCACCTTTCTCTGATACTGCCTTCGCCTGGAGCCTGGTGAGCCCAGGACTAATGCCCACTACCCTGAGTCACCTATGCAACCCTACACCCGCCCTGTTCATTGCCACCTCATCTCTTCCCCCAAGCTGGGCCTGGCTAGACCGCCCATGACCTCCACTCTAGACTGGCTTTCCTGTGGCTGTAAATAAGACGGGGTTTGTGTGTATTTAGAGGGCCAGGGCTGAAGCTATACTTAGAGTACTATCTCCTACACTTAACCTGCCTGTGACACTTAGTCTCCATTTGGAAAAGGGGGTTCTATTAGTGGTGGAGAAGACAGGGAGGGGGGCAAGGAAGAGGCTCCTTCCTGAAAGAGAGGAAACCTGGGAGCTTGGGAACGGAAAAGGCCAGGGTTCCCCCCTCCCTACTCATggcttcctgtcccctcctcctccttcagc of Mus pahari chromosome 4, PAHARI_EIJ_v1.1, whole genome shotgun sequence contains these proteins:
- the Efna1 gene encoding ephrin-A1; this encodes MEFLWAPLLGLCCSLAAADRHIVFWNSSNPKFREEDYTVHVQLNDYLDIICPHYEDDSVADAAMERYTLYMVEHPEYVACQPQSKDQVRWKCSQPGAKHGPEKLSEKFQRFTPFTLGKEFKEGHSYYYISKPIYHQESQCLKLKVTVNGKITHSPQAHANPNPQDKRLQADDQEVQVLHSIGYSAAPRLFPLVWAVLLLPLLLLQTQ